The Misgurnus anguillicaudatus chromosome 23, ASM2758022v2, whole genome shotgun sequence sequence TATGCTACTTTGTACGTGTCAGAAACATTGCATCATTACCTCTCACGGTGGTTAAGAAACAAGGGATAAAATTGGAAATTTGGAAGCCACAGAAATATTTCATGTTTAACCATCAGACCCTGAAGGGCAGAGCAGCTGCAATGAGACAGTGGCAAATTTCAGAAGGACTTGCAGAGATGAATCTGCCCTCGGCGGTGTACACGGCACTGACTGCCCGCTGATCAACTTGAACTCACATATCCAAAATCATCAGAGGAAATGTTTATATAGGAGCTATCTTTACTAACTGACCACAGACTTAAAGTTTATTCATCTATTTTCTTGACTAAACGGCAACATTTTATGACACAGAAAGagtaatatttcaaatattgtGCAAATAttgtgctcaccctgtggtctgtgtgggtcctaacaccccagtatagtgatggggacactatactgtcaaaaaaagcaccgtccttcggatgagacgttaaaccgaggtcctgactctctgtggtcattaaaaatcccaggatgtccttcgaaaaagagtaggggtgtgccccggcatcctggccaaacttgcccgttgtcctactaatcatccctcatactaattggctatatcactctgtctcctttccactaataagctggtgtgtggtgggcgttctggggcaatatggctgccgtcgcatcatccaggtggatgctgcacattggtggtagttgaggagattcccccattcatatgtaaagcgctttgagcactgagaaaagcactatataaatgtaacaaataattattaacttggctgtcataagtccacacaagtcaccTTCTGATGCATCCTTAAGAAAAAGaacggatcaagaacacatcttgGGATGTTAAATGAACTTGACTTGATGTGAAGttggaattggaacagtacttggggcACGGCTGATGACGTTTTACAAGAACacagattgagaaacggcctgaATCTTTTTTGCCGTACgtcatttttggcttttgtgcgcatgtagacttttagtaaggatcctccagacagttttattaataagaCCTCAGCTGATTTCTAAACTTTGTTGCCatatccacactgttgacacatGAATGGTTTCTATcgagtgtgaattctcatgtgtttGTTAAGTGTAGCTTTTGCTTTGTAACTCTTTTTACACTCATGGCATGTGAACGGTTTCTCTTCAGTGTGAGTGCTCAAATGTACATCAAGGTTAGATTTTGCCCTGAATCTCTTTCCACATTGTTGACACAcgtatggtttctctccagtgtgaattctcaaaTGTTTCTTAAGTTCACTTGCAGctgtaaaactctttccacactgatgacaagtgaatggtttctctccagtgtgaattcttgcGTGTATCTTAAGGCTACATTCaactctgaaactctttccacactgttgacacgtgaaaggtttctctccagtgtgaactcttaTGTGTTTCTTAAGTTGACTTTTATCTATGAAACTCTTGTCACAGTGATGGCATGCGTGTGGCTTTTCCCCACTGTGAGTTTTCATGTGGCGGTTAAGGTTCATTTGAAAggtgaaactcttttcacataGTTGACACGTGTaaagtttctctccagtgtgaatcatCATGTGTGCTTTAAGGTTATCTTTtcttctgaaactctttccacactgttgacatgttAAAGGTTTCTCCTCACTGTGAGTCCTCTTGTGATCTGCGGGTCGTTCATCTTCACTGAAActattttcacactttatgtcttctgtcttcagagtttctttctgtgaaacattatggtttatttttacaatctgatgtttctcatccacttcagcttgactctcctctttcacttccatcatatctaaaatgaagacagtaaatagttcatattgataaatcagaatgacaaaacacatttgagatgtCATGTATCCATGTTATTTTAATGTGAAGTAAATTATGTCATTTCTATTGTCAATTTCTGCTCTTGTTTTCTTTTAGTTAGgactgttttttatttcttttttgaaCTAATTAATCATAGGCCTAATTAATGCGCAGGCACCACAAatgctttatttttcaatcactccacaaagagacttagattactctgctgattttggacatacagatatgatttatacatcatttaaaactttaaagtatctattagaaaaataaacactttgcgtgttttgttctctctccctcagtgaactctgttcagaaacacgtcagaaaatttactgtaacttaacgaattcTTGTCATACTAACAAaagacaaatgtatacataatgcttggaatgtctatTTTTAAACGGTTTAAGTGAAATCGAGTTCAATAACAACTCAATACATTCCAGGAAATATTATTTagatcccggacgagcccccaaataatgttacaataaatgatgttttatggGTATTTCTAacactatttattaaaaaaatattatttagtgTGTCAGGCAATACAAAGAGACAAGGTTGCGGTGCAAAAACAAGTGGTTGATTGGATtataagtggacgagagagacagcTTCCCATTTAGACTTCGCGCTTTGTCCACTTGTGAGTTGTTAAAAATGCAAGCgggtagggatgtaacgattcaatcacgattcaatcgcggtcctcattaaaaatgcctgtctgaaatcgattctgaatcgcaaggctgcgattcttcgTTTTATACACAGCTTGTGCCTGtattacggcatttggtcagtaggaagtccttacaAGTTGTTgcttaaaaaagcaacactcgttaaacaaaatcatttaaaatattctttattatcatgaaaatacctgaaacaatttgaagaacagcgtataaatattcctgtgtagaaatttcctggaatagcgtttgtaatgctacttcttgtgtggcacaaagggagtttctgcatgagagcgccccctggcgttcggatgtgccgggatttcaccgtaattcattcaaattcattcattgagaaaacgcgattaatcgttacacccctacaaGCGGGTGATATGACACGTTTAAACTGATGCAGTGTCACGCACTAATATTAAAGTATATGAGATtacagctgcttgtgttgttactgAACTCATTTAAGAGtaattgattaaataagcttGCGCAATTTTACACCCTCGCTTAATAAAAGAGGTGGAGAGCAGACgctagggctgggcggtatgacgGTATATTCCGTTACCGCAAAATAAAATCtcagacgtaacagatttttctattctgTCTATTCTGCAGAATGTAAAATAATGGACGTGGCTAACTCCgcatgttagactgagtgtgacaaaaacatgtaaaataagATAGTGGCAACACTgtcgagttcatcatctaaatcctattttccTA is a genomic window containing:
- the LOC129454153 gene encoding uncharacterized protein, which codes for MLMLVKEELEKMTDPQPCRIKDEDTEEQIDMMEVKEESQAEVDEKHQIVKINHNVSQKETLKTEDIKCENSFSEDERPADHKRTHSEEKPLTCQQCGKSFRRKDNLKAHMMIHTGEKLYTCQLCEKSFTFQMNLNRHMKTHSGEKPHACHHCDKSFIDKSQLKKHIRVHTGEKPFTCQQCGKSFRVECSLKIHARIHTGEKPFTCHQCGKSFTAASELKKHLRIHTGEKPYVCQQCGKRFRAKSNLDVHLSTHTEEKPFTCHECKKSYKAKATLNKHMRIHTR